GAACCATCTATCAATCTCAACCAACTTTCCGCCTTTGCGCTCTAGCTTGTAGGCTAAAAAGTTGGTGAATGTTCCCCAACCAACATCAGATATTGCTTTCGCCAATTTATGGTTACGATAGCGTAGCGTTAGCGAGTCTTCGAGCGTCACCATGCCTTTAACATGAAGATTCTCTACTATGACAGCTTGGCTATCGCTGACTAACTTATAACTAAGTTTATGCAGAAAATTGGCCCTTGAATTGCTAACTCGTTCGTATACTTTGGCAACAACTTTTCTATATCTATTTCTTGAACTACTACCCTTTTGTTTACGGGCTAATTTTTTTTGTTTACGCTTGAGGTTTTTCTCATGTTTAGCAAGGTGTTTAGGGTTGTCGTATTTGGAAATTTTTTCACCGTCAGTGACAACAGCAAAGTGTTTCAGACCTAAATCAATACCATAAATCTTTCCTTCTGTATGTTGGAAAAACCTCAAATCTTCTCTGCCCTTACTCGGCTATGCCTCGTATTGGTAAGCCAGTCGCTTGCGGGGGTTCCCCCCGTTGTGCGAACTGGCGTTGAGAACGATTTCGGTTTTGAGCCGTCATTAATCCCGCCACTGATTCGGAGTACCGAATGAGCGTGGGGAACGAGGGCGCGATTTAGTTAAACTATTCCTGGGCCTCTACCACGCTTGTCACCTTGCTCTGTCAATTCACCTTGCTTATCTTCATTGGCTTCCACAAGTTCCTCAATGCGGTTTTCAGTATCCTCTGACGCTTCTTGTCGCGCATCACCTGGAACTTCGTAGTACATTTCCGGTTCAACTGCGTAGTTATTCAACAAACCTTCTTTGTCTACCGTGTAGCCATCTGTGGTGTGTATGCTTTCTGTATCTGTTTGATCATCAGTACGGGCGCTAGCCTCTCTTTGTTCTGTAGGAAGTGTTTTATATAAGTCTCCTTCTCTTTCTTTGCGAGCAGCAGTTTCAGCAGGTATAATCCCTCTATCATATGTATCTACTTCAGCTCGCTCGGATGAGTCTACACCTTTTTTAAATTCTTGATTAGCCATAAATAATGTCCTCGTTAAAGAATCGTTGATAACTTTAACAATTAGATTAGGCTGTTTTTACTGACAATCAAACTATCTTGAGAAGTGATTTGAAGACAAAAAATCACTATTTATTTCTATCTTTTGGTATAATATATAGCAACTTTTGACAATGGATAATATGGTAATAATCAGCTCAAGCATATTTAAATACGAAGTGAGAACTGCTATTCAAATGACAGATACCCGACTTATTTGATAAGTCGGGTATCTAGGTTCTCAGATGAGAATATATGTGTTTTGACTTTTGAGTTATATCATGTCAGGCAAATGAAGCATGACTCCCTTGCCCTTAATCCCCCAGGGAATCGTACCCTTAGTAAAGGCAGGATACCGTCAGATGGGTGGGGTGATTTTATTACAGGCAATCAGGTGGACTTGATATTACTCGGTTGCATTGCTATCTGAATATATTCAACTTAATCACCTACAATTTGTTGTTTGAGTGATTGAATTTCCTCGCCTAATTCTTGGCGAGTTTCAGACTTGAGCAGATAGCGGAAAACAAACCAGGTTGCATAAATAATTCCAATCAACTCAAAAATCGGCTCTAACAATGGAATATCATTGATTGCATCGAGTATTGTAAGCACTATTTTGCCTGTAACTATTGCCGCTAAAATTAGAACGACATTAGTCAAAGCTTGCTTGTAATCCTCAAAAAAGTTACCTATATATTCAGGTAGTCGCTCTAAAAATTCAGAAGTTTTTCTGCTAACTTGCTGCCATTGAGTTTCCGGTTCCCTAGCTGGCGGTAACTTGGGCAAATTTTGATTTGCTGGGCTGTCTAGTAATAGCAGACCTTCTGGTGAGGTGGTATTCAGGGATTCTAGTTGCTGTTGTTCGGTTTCCATAGTTTTGTAATTTGGCAATTACAGCCTTTTGATAATTGAACTGCATGAATAAACTTGTGCTAAATATAATACAATACAGTTCAATTAAGAAGAATAGTAGTTTTGGAAGCTACTTATGCGAGAAGGGTTTACCAACTTGAGTAAAGTGGGTTTTGAGCGTAAGCAAATCCCTTTAAACCAGTAAATCCATCTACAGCTTTGGCTTTTCAAGCTACGCAAGTTGAAATTTTTAGCCTTAATTGAACTGTATTGAAATATAATATTTCTTAAATTTTTAGATTTTAGATTGAAGGATTTAATTCAAATCCCAAATCTAAAATCTAAAATTAGCTATTCAGAAATATTGCTGATTAACAGCTTTATTGTTTAGGTGGAGCAACGGTTGCTTTAACTTCTACATTTTTGACACCTTTAATTTCCTTAGCTAAAGGTTCAATTTTAGCCAATTGTTGCTGATTATTTACAGTTCCTCCTACTGTCACAGTTCCGTTTTCTGTGGCTTTAACTGTTAGTGCGCCATTGGGTATATTAGCTTCCAATTTGGATCTAACTTCGCTTGCTAAGTCGCCTGTGGCTCTGTTTGTCTCTTCACCTGCAACTTGATTCCGCTGTTCACGGGCGCGAATATCCTGATTTAATTGGTTTCTGCGGACTTCACTTTGAGCGTCTTGTTGAGCAGCTTCTGTTGCTTTTACGTCTGGTGTTTGTGCAGCTTGATTAGGATTATTAGGCGCGGACTCGCTTGTTTTAGAAGGGTTCTCACAAGCCGCAGCACCAAAAACTAAAAGACAACTAATTAAGAAAGGAGTTAGCTTTTGCATATTTTTAATTATTGATAGCAAAGTGAAAGTTTGAGAATTTGTGGTGTTGCATATTTTTGGGATGCATGTGTCGTGTCCAATGTCACAAAGTCATCCCTAAATTTTGCAACGTTGAATTTGTTGATGTTTGCGGCTATGGCAAAGAGCAAGTTTTGGTGTGCTTGCTCTTTGCACAGATGGGTGTTAGCTAAAACTAATATCAAGTTCGGCTAATTACTTACGATATAGTCGGTTTGCTTGGTAATAGGTAATGGGTAATAGGTAATAGGTAATGGGTAATGGGTAATAGGTAATGGGTAATGGGTAATAGGTAATGGGTAATGGGTAATAGGTAATACTCAAAACCAATTACCAATTACCAATACTTCGGCTTCGCTCAGTACAAGTTCCCAATTCCCAATTACCGACCTCCACAAATATCATAAGTGTTTAAACGGACATGATATAATAGATAATACTCAAAACCAATTACCAATTACCAATACTTCGGCTTCGCTCAGTACAAGTTCCCAATTACCGACCTCCACAGATATCATAAGTGTTTAAACGGACATGATATAACTGGCGTTAGATTTTTGCATCTCGGTGGTCAATAATCACGACTGAGGGATCATCACGATCGCCTGTTGCAGAGTAAGATGAGGCAGAGCGATCGCTAAGCTCAACATCATGGTGATACTCTCTATCTAGATCAGGAGCATCATAGATACCATATTCTTCAATGCCTCGCCGTCTGAGAATTGCTTCGGCGTGGTTGATTTCGGTTTCTGTACCATCTACTATGACTATGTAGTCGCCTTTGTTAAAGCGATCGTTATATACTCGCGCCCGGTCTTCGGGAATGCCTAAACCAACGAGTGCGCCAACAATACCCCCAGCTGCTGCACCGATAGCACCACCAGCTATAGTTGTGGCTAGAGTTGTTGCTACTGCACCACCTGCAATTATCGGCCCTATTCCTGGAAGTGCTAAAGCGCCAAGACCAACTAACAAGCCTCCTAAACCGCCTAGTGCGCCACCTGTAGCAGCTCCAGCTTTTGCTCCTTCATCTGCTTTATTGCCTACACCAGCGTTATGATGACCATTTGTATCTTTGCCTATCAGCGAAACTTTGGTCATCGGGAAACCAGCATCTCGCAGTTCAGTCAATGCTGCTTCTGCATCCCGGCGATGAGAAAATACACCAATTGCCCGTCTGTTTCTTTGCAAGCCTACATTGGTATTGGTAGTATTGATCGTATTGGTGCGATCGCCATATGTGGGAGAAGCCACATTTTGATTTGCAACATTAGCAGTTGCATAGTCAGTATTCGGATGGTCATAAACCGCAAACTCTTCAACACCGTGTCTGTTGAAAACTGCTTCTAGTGTAGCAATTTCTGCGTCTGTGCCATCTACAATAACTAAATACTGTCCTCGTTCAACTCTTTCGTTATAAACTCTGGCTCGCTCTTCAGGTATTCCTAAACCAATTAATGCTCCAATTAAACTACCTGCTGCTGCACCAATACCTGCACCCGCGAGAGTTGTAGCGAGGGTAGTTGCTGTTGCTCCTGCAAGCATAATTGGCCCAATACCTGGAATTGCTAAGCTACCAAGACCGACTAATAAACCAGTCAAACCACCTAAAACACCGCCAGTAACCGCCCCTGTTGCTGCACCTTCATCAGATTTATCACCGACTCGTTCTTGGACTGGAGTACCAGCAATATCGTCTCTGCGGTCTCCATCCTTGGCAATGACAGAAACTCTGTCCATTGAAAAGCCGGAATTTTTTAATTCATGTAGTGCTTTTTCAATGTCTGTGCGATTAGAAAATACACCTATAGCACGTCTTCTTAAACTTACTACCATTCTATCTCCTCCTACAATAACATCATCACCTAGTGCAAAAAAATATTGATGCCACTAGATTAATTAACGCTATTTTCTACAATTATTTCATCAATCTATTGGGATAATTTTGATATCTATCATTAGATATAGAAAAAAATATCACAAGATAAAATTCAATATTTAACAATGCTAATTGGTTTATTTTTATACTTTTGTTTCTAGCTTAAACTGACTAAAGTTTGATTTTTTATAAACATATTTGGTTGTGAATGTTCTTTTATTAACAACGATAACTTTGAGTAATCGCAGTTAGTTATTCTGATATAGTAAAAATTATTTCATCCTC
Above is a window of Nostoc sp. UHCC 0702 DNA encoding:
- a CDS encoding BON domain-containing protein, with protein sequence MQKLTPFLISCLLVFGAAACENPSKTSESAPNNPNQAAQTPDVKATEAAQQDAQSEVRRNQLNQDIRAREQRNQVAGEETNRATGDLASEVRSKLEANIPNGALTVKATENGTVTVGGTVNNQQQLAKIEPLAKEIKGVKNVEVKATVAPPKQ
- a CDS encoding CAAD domain-containing protein gives rise to the protein METEQQQLESLNTTSPEGLLLLDSPANQNLPKLPPAREPETQWQQVSRKTSEFLERLPEYIGNFFEDYKQALTNVVLILAAIVTGKIVLTILDAINDIPLLEPIFELIGIIYATWFVFRYLLKSETRQELGEEIQSLKQQIVGD
- a CDS encoding histidine kinase, which codes for MVVSLRRRAIGVFSNRTDIEKALHELKNSGFSMDRVSVIAKDGDRRDDIAGTPVQERVGDKSDEGAATGAVTGGVLGGLTGLLVGLGSLAIPGIGPIMLAGATATTLATTLAGAGIGAAAGSLIGALIGLGIPEERARVYNERVERGQYLVIVDGTDAEIATLEAVFNRHGVEEFAVYDHPNTDYATANVANQNVASPTYGDRTNTINTTNTNVGLQRNRRAIGVFSHRRDAEAALTELRDAGFPMTKVSLIGKDTNGHHNAGVGNKADEGAKAGAATGGALGGLGGLLVGLGALALPGIGPIIAGGAVATTLATTIAGGAIGAAAGGIVGALVGLGIPEDRARVYNDRFNKGDYIVIVDGTETEINHAEAILRRRGIEEYGIYDAPDLDREYHHDVELSDRSASSYSATGDRDDPSVVIIDHRDAKI